A single genomic interval of Dysidea avara chromosome 8, odDysAvar1.4, whole genome shotgun sequence harbors:
- the LOC136263969 gene encoding uncharacterized protein isoform X2 translates to MKFLAAKMCHLSVATCQDVSSYVLAAKMCHLSVAIYQDVSSYVLAAKMCHLSVATCQDVSSYVLAAKMCHLSVATCQDVSSYVLAAKMFHLSVATCQDVSSYVLAAKMFHLSVATCQDVSSYVLAAKMCHLSVAIC, encoded by the exons ATGAAAT TTCTTGCTGCCAAGATGTGTCATCTTTCGGTGGCTACCTGCCAAGATGTTTCATCTTATG TTCTTGCTGCCAAGATGTGTCATCTTTCGGTGGCTATCTACCAAGATGTTTCATCTTATG TTCTTGCTGCCAAGATGTGTCATCTTTCGGTGGCTACCTGCCAAGATGTTTCATCTTATG TTCTTGCTGCCAAGATGTGTCATCTTTCGGTGGCTACCTGCCAAGATGTTTCATCTTATG TTCTTGCTGCCAAGATGTTTCATCTTTCGGTGGCTACCTGCCAAGATGTTTCATCTTATG TTCTTGCTGCCAAGATGTTTCATCTTTCGGTGGCTACCTGCCAAGATGTTTCATCTTATG TTCTTGCTGCCAAGATGTGTCATCTTTCGGTGGCTATCTGCTAA
- the LOC136263969 gene encoding uncharacterized protein C14orf93-like isoform X1 — MISDSYVEPQHASHHHWGPGDMIPPLIEHDQEESGQSYEQLWDDIKGFIASELEKFSDLVENFGERLENVEASVRLLENKITESTSSSSDGTPQSTQKRKRKSDLKLQSKIRVLHNGLDTQLIASEGIDSSHNTEVVKAIHKEIGGDLMTVRENGENEDVTNRRAMRARKQRLWERRGKHVRDDEKEKWDDIKPEMMSDEEVLPDGTIERKQLSWRSQELNEFLCTLDTRADAASKTARKARVLGPPVECVPPPTCPSWMLHHEEN; from the exons ATGATAAGTGACTCATATGTAGAGCCACAGCATGCCAGTCACCATCATTGGGGGCCCGGAGATATGATTCCTCCATTAATTGAACATGATCAAGAAGAGAGTGGTCAAAGCTATGAACAGTTATGGGATGACATAAAAGGATTTATTGCCTCAGAGTTAGAAAAATTCAGTGATTTAGTTGAGAATTTTGGGGAGCGACTGGAAAATGTAGAAGCCAGTGTACGTCTTCTAGAAAATAAAATCACTGAATCTACATCTAGTTCATCTGATGGCACACCACAAAGCACACAGAAACGTAAAAGAAAATCAGATCTAAAATTGCAG AGCAAGATCAGAGTGTTGCATAATGGGCTAGATACCCAGTTAATTGCCAGTGAAGG AATTGATAGCAGCCATAACACTGAGGTGGTCAAGGCAATTCACAAAGAAATTGGTGGGGATTTAATGACTGTAagag AAAATGGAGAAAATGAAGATGTAACGAATAGACGTGCCATGCGAGCAAGGAAACAAAGG TTGTGGGAACGAAGGGGCAAACATGTGAGAGATGATGAAAAAGAAAAGTGGGATGACATCAAGCCAGAAATGATGTCGGATGAGGAAGTGCTGCCTGATGGAACCATTGAAAGGAAGCAGCTATCCTGGAGATCCCAGGAATTAAATGAATTTTTGTGTACCCTTGATACCAGGGCTGATGCTGCCTCAAAAACAGCAAGGAAAGCCAGAGTTCTGGGACCTCCAGTAGAATGTGTGCCACCTCCCACATGCCCCTCTTGGATGTTACATCATGAAGAAAATTAA
- the LOC136263969 gene encoding uncharacterized protein isoform X3 translates to MKFLAAKMCHLSVATCQDVSSYVLAAKMCHLSVAIYQDVSSYVLAAKMCHLSVATCQDVSSYVLAAKMCHLSVATCQDVSSYVLAAKMFHLSVATCQDVSSYVLAAKMCHLSVAIC, encoded by the exons ATGAAAT TTCTTGCTGCCAAGATGTGTCATCTTTCGGTGGCTACCTGCCAAGATGTTTCATCTTATG TTCTTGCTGCCAAGATGTGTCATCTTTCGGTGGCTATCTACCAAGATGTTTCATCTTATG TTCTTGCTGCCAAGATGTGTCATCTTTCGGTGGCTACCTGCCAAGATGTTTCATCTTATG TTCTTGCTGCCAAGATGTGTCATCTTTCGGTGGCTACCTGCCAAGATGTTTCATCTTATG TTCTTGCTGCCAAGATGTTTCATCTTTCGGTGGCTACCTGCCAAGATGTTTCATCTTATG TTCTTGCTGCCAAGATGTGTCATCTTTCGGTGGCTATCTGCTAA